One region of Wyeomyia smithii strain HCP4-BCI-WySm-NY-G18 chromosome 3, ASM2978416v1, whole genome shotgun sequence genomic DNA includes:
- the LOC129730508 gene encoding uncharacterized protein LOC129730508 has protein sequence MAVWGSLKITGGKQVTAVPSQSMRFSESLTAALGNRKCKYKEVSKDMNHYINKEEEEHVIAAPPFSINRLKAMMQKTIRQQFIIRDEDGDLVKWVYNPDNNLTLCQNIAKAIKDKIRAANYPRYRIICLCSVVEKNGQGINYKMKYSLDPYLDNHVQYVHDMARFWIVVTVVLAYKD, from the exons ATGGCTGTTTGGGGATCCCTTAAAATTACCGGTGGGAAGCA GGTAACTGCGGTCCCTTCGCAAAGTATGCGGTTCTCCGAGTCCCTAACGGCAGCTTTGGGTAATCGCAAATGTAAGTACAAGGAGGTGTCCAAGGACATGAACCATTACATCAACAAGGAGGAAGAGGAACACGTGATCGCCGCTCCCCCGTTCAGTATTAATCGTTTAAAAGCCATGATGCAGAAGACTATTCGGCAGCAATTCATCATCCGGGATGAGGATGGCGATCTGGTCAAGTGGGTTTACAATCCGGACAATAACCTGACTTTGTGCCAAAATATAGCGAAGGCTATCAAAGATAAAATCAGAGCGGCAAACTATCCTCGCTATCGAATCATCTGTTTGTGCAGTGTGGTGGAGAAGAACGGTCAAGGTATCAACTACAAGATGAAATACTCCCTGGATCCCTACTTGGATAATCACGTTCAGTATGTTCACGATATGGCCAGATTTTGGATTGTGGTGACTGTGGTTTTAGCCTACAAAGATTGA
- the LOC129730505 gene encoding uncharacterized protein LOC129730505: MQSLYILAYLTFFATSIQPSQICAPLRHRIKHQFHAVRHCQRSKRTVIGLINADTVSECAEYARRKHGMAFNYGPKNRGQVNLFELSTIRKENGTGNSPHPSKGTDAITTEPEEFYNCQILDCAEHRNLSSIVNDTRFDYYSLYTRPLPQDNATCVPSIGMLVVEDRKLNYSLAFNECQSMGGSLAHVASEARTNLISHLCADVSLAANKSAANASGEMYYVGLNGTEGNKFFTSAKEPLDCFLYRAWAPGHPSNVNQPGCVALSSNRSWTVHKCNKPLAFICELHTSGPPKHEVRLKRKCSVKRPNNRIAPGKKILLS, encoded by the exons ATGCAGTCACTCTATATACTAGCATATCTAACATTTTTCGCAACATCGATCCAACCAAGCCAAATTTGCGCTCCTCTTCGCCATCGCATAAAGCACCAATTTCATGCTGTTCGCCATTGCCAGCGTTCAAAGCGTACCGTAATTGGACTCATCAATGCCGATACGGTTAGCGAGTGTGCCGAATATGCCCGAAGAAAACACGGTATGGCATTCAACTATGGACCCAAGAACCGCGGTCAAGTTAATTTATTCGAGTTGAGCACGATTCGGAAAGAAAATGGAACGGGAAACTCACCGCACCCTTCTAAGGGAACTGATGCAATCACTACCGAACCGGAGGAATTCTATAACTGTCAAATACTGGACTGTGCCGAGCATCGGAATCTCTCATCGATCGTTAACGATACCCGGTTTGATTACTATAGTTTGTACACCAGGCCTCTTC CACAAGATAACGCAACCTGCGTACCGTCTATTGGAATGCTTGTTGTGGAGGATCGTAAACTGAATTATTCGCTAGCATTTAACGAATGTCAATCGATGGGTGGAAGTTTAGCGCATGTGGCCAGCGAAGCAAGAACTAACCTCATATCACACCTCTGTGCGGACGTCTCTTTGGCGGCGAATAAATCAGCTGCTAACGCTAGTGGCGAAATGTATTATGTTGGTCTCAACGGAACCGAAGGGAACAAATTCTTTACTTCCGCCAAGGAACCATTAGATTGCTTCCTCTATCGAGCGTGGGCTCCGGGACATCCAAG TAATGTTAATCAACCAGGGTGCGTCGCATTATCGTCAAACAGGTCGTGGACTGTCCACAAATGCAACAAACCGCTTGCATTTATTTGCGAATTGCACACATCCGGACCGCCAAAACATGAAGTACGCCTGAAGCGGAAATGTTCGGTGAAACGGCCAAACAATCGGATTGCACCCGGGAAAAAGATTTTGTTATCGTAG